The genomic stretch CTCGTAAGCCGTGTCAAAGTCGCGCTCTTCGCAATCGAATTGCCCTGCGGTGAACCGGATAACCTTGACCCCGTCCACAAGTGTCTGGGTCAGATAAATGCGCCCGTCGCTGTTGATCGCCTCGACCAGCTCTTGCGTCTCGTCGTCGCTGGCGCCTTTTACCTTGAACGTCCACAGCGACAGGATCGGATCGGTCACGATCTCGAAGTCGGGCAGGGCGCGCAGGCGTTCGCACAGGGCTTGCGACCATGCCACATGGTTGCGGATGCGGCTGCGCAGCCCTTCCATGCCATAGCTGCGCATCAGGAACCACAGCTTGAGCGCGCGAAAGCGGCGGCCCAGCGGAATCGACCATTCGGAATAGTCGATGATATCGCCCTGCGCGTGGGTTTTCAGATATTCGGGCTGGATCGCCAGCGTTTGACGCAACAGGTCGGGATTGCGCAGGAAATGGGCGGCACAGTCGAATTGCGCACCCAGCCATTTGTGCGGGTTGAACACGATGCTGTCAAAGCGCTCGGCGCCTTTCCAAAGCGTGCGGAATTCGGGGCAGATCATCGCGGTGCCGGCCCATGCGGCGTCGAGATGGGAAAACAGGTTTTCGGCTTCGGCGATGTTGGCCACCGCTTCGATGTCATCGCAGGCGCCCATGCCGGTGGCCCCTGTGGCGGCGATGATGCCCGCGGGCACAAAACCGGCTTCGCGGTCACGGTTGATTGCGTCTTGCAGGGCGATGGGGTCCATTCCGCGCAGGTCGCCGGTGCTGCGGATCTTGACCAGATTGTCCTGCCCGATACCTGCCACCCAGATGGCGCGGTCGACCGAGGTGTGGACCTGATCCGAGCAGTAGATGCGCAATTTGGGCTGGCCTGACAGGCCCTGTACATTGCCCTGCCAGTTCAGCGCCCGTTCGCGCATGGTCAGCACAGCGGCCAGCGTGGCGCTGCTGGCGCTGTCCTGAATGACGCCCTGGTAACCGGCCGGCAGACCCAGACCCTGGCGCAGCCAGTCCATCATCTTGGTTTCCATCTCGGTTGCTGCCGGAGAGGTCTGCCACAGCATGCATTGCGGCGCGATGATCGAGGCGACAAATTCCGCCAGCACCGACGCGGGGGCGGCGTTTGAATTGAAATAGGCAAAGAAACGCGGGTGCTGCCAGTGGGTGATCCCCGGCATCACCACCTTTTCGAAATCGGCCATGATATTGGTCATGTCGGTGCCGTTTTCGGGCGGGCTGTCGGGCAGTTGTGCCGCCACGTCTCCGGGGGCGGTTTGTGCGCGTACCGGACGATCACGTATGGTTTTGTGATAATCCGCGCCCCAATCGGCAACGTCTTTGGCGTGGGTTGCGAATTCGTTCCAATTCATGTCTTGGTGTCCTGTATGTTGGGGTCATGGGGCGCAGGCTGGTGGTTCGCCATCGCGAAGGCAACCGTGGCATTGTTATCTATAGAGCGACTTGCTTAACATCGCAATTATTTTCAGATCGAGTAAATCTCAGCCATCACGTCAAGGATTCTCTTCTTATGAGCCAGAAACTCCCCAGCACCAGCCGCTCTTTGCCGATTGCCTTGATGCACGCGCGCGAAGTTGTCATGGAGCCGATACGCGAGATGCTGTTGGCCTCTGGTCTGACCGAGCAACAGTGGCGGGTTTTGCGGGTTCTGGAAGAGGCGGGTCCGCTGGATGCCACGACGCTGGCGCAGCGCACGGCATTGTTGCAGCCGTCGTTGACGCGGATCATGCGCGGGATGAGCGCAAAAGGACTGGTCACGCAGGTCAAGGTCGCGCAAGACCGCAGACGGCAAGAGGTGGCCATTACCGAGGCGGGAATAGCATTGATCGCTGACAACGCAGGGCGCGCCGCCGAAATCGCTGAAAGCTGGCGTGCGCATCTGGGAGCGGCCCGTTTTGAATTGCTACTGGACCTTCTGGCCGACCTGGCTGACCAAGATCCAGCGCAATAACCCCTTACAAAGCGATCCAGGCTGTTTTCAGGTCTTGATACTTTTCTATGGCATGCAGACTTTTGTCTGACCCGTTGCCCGATTGCTTGTGCCCTGACAGCGGCACGGTCAGATCTGCGCCACCGTATGTGTTCACATGCACAACACCCGACCGGATGGCCGCGATCATGCGGTGCGCGCGCGACAATCCAGCGGTAAACACGCCGGCGGCAAGCCCCAGTGTACCGGGGGCTGTCGGGGCAATCTCGCCGTATTGTTTGTCGATGGCTTCGGCATAATACCGGAAAGTTGCGGCGCAGGACATCGCCTCGGCCTTGAGTGCCATGGCGATTTCGGTGCCGTTGTCGCGCACACCCAGAACCGTCAGCGCAAGGGCTTCGGCTTCGATCAGATCGGCCAGTCGCATCAGCACCTTCTTGCGTTCAGCGGGGGCTGTTTGGCCCATGTCCCTGCCTCGAAGGTGCGGCGCGCGGCGGCGACCGCACGGTCGGCGTCGGCTTTGGTGCCTGCTGCAATGCCGGTCAGCCGTGTGCCGTCGATGGGCGAGAACACGTCGATCAGTGCGCCGGATTGCGCGGCAACATGCTGGCCGTCGATCAGATGCATTTGATCGGGGATGGAGAGGGTGCGCAATGCGTCGATTGTGGCTTGATCCAAGGGGTGTCCTCTCAGGGTGGTTCATTATTTGAACTAGCGGTTTCAGAAATATATTGAATTGCAAGGCGAGTCGCGCGAACCTTTGCGCAACACATCTCGCGCCAGGGAGGGCGCACGCCGTATGTCCACGATCGCCAAAGCCTTGCACCTGCTTGACCTGTTCACGCCTGCGCGCCCGGCCTTGGGGTTGGGCGAGGTGCAGCGGCTGGCGGGGCGTGACAAGGCAACGGTGCACCGTCATCTGGTTGCTTTGGCCGATGCGGGGTTTCTGGAACAAGACGCAGGCACGCGTGCCTACCGGCTGGGCCATGCGCTGACACGGCTGGCCGCGATGCGGGCGCGCACCGTTGATGCGGGCGATATGGTGTCTTCGGTGGTCGAGACTATCGCGCAGCAGGCGGGCGAACTGGTGCACCTGTCCCAGCTGCGCGGCTTTGATCTGGTCAGTATCTGCTACGCCGAACAACACGATCACCCGGTGCGCGTCAGCTTTGATGCCAACAGCCTGCCGCCGCTGTTCGATACGTCCTCGGGCAAGGTGATTCTTGCCTTTTCATCCGAGGCCTTCGTGAAGGCCGCAACCGCGGATCATTCCGCAAGGCGTGGCGTGCAGGTGCAAATGGACGCAGTGCAGCAAGACGTTCTGTCGGTGCGTCAGGCCGGTTTTGCCAAGACCCGCGATGTGCTGGAGCAGGGTGTGTCATCGGTTGCGATACCGGTGTTTGATGCGCAGGGCAGCGTGTCGGGTGCCTGTTCGATCGCCTTTCCCACGGCACGGGGCCACAAGCCCGAAGACATCGCGGCCCTGCTGGTGGCGCACGGATTTGATCTGACAGCGCGGCTTGGGGGCATTGTGCCGGCAAATATCACATATATCTGGAACAACGGGCACAGGGAGCCAGAAAGGTCCGAGACATGAAGGACAGCAACTTCCTGAAAGAAAACAACGCGCGGCACATGTGGCATCCGATGGCGCACCCCGCCGACAGCATGGCCAACCCGCCAGCAATCATCACCGGCGGCGCAGCGGCTGCCGTTGCGGCGGTCGAGGAAATCATTCGCATCAAGCCGTGGGAAAACGCGGCGGCCATGGGGGCAAAGCTTAAGGCAGGCTTGCACGCGCTGGCCGATCATCACGAGATTATCGGTGACGTGCGCGGCGAAGGGCTGATGTGCGCCATCGAATTCGTGACCGACCGCAAGACCAAGGCACCGGCGGCCAGTGCCGCCGGGCTTGCGTTCCAGAAAGCCGCTTATGACGACGGCGTGATGATCCGTGTGTCGGGCAACAACGCGATCTTTTCGCCGCCTCTGGTTATTGATGCCAGCCATGTGGAAAAGATCCTGTTGGCGACAGAAACCGGCCTGAAGGCAATGGTTTCGGCATGAGCCGTCTGAAGCTGGGCATTCTTCAGGTCAACCATGACCGCAGCATCGAGGTGGGAGACGCCTTTCCCGACGATTCCCACCGCTTTCGCGATCTGTTTGATGCGCAGGACCAGCGGTTCAGCTATCGCGTCTATATGGCTGTCGGCGGCGAGGTGCCGCAGGATGTCGACGAGCAAGATGCCTATCTGATCACTGGCAGCCCGGAATCGGTGCTGCACGGGATGGACTTTCTTGCCCCGCTTTACGATTTCATCCGGCGGGCCGATACCGCGCGCAAGCCGTTGTTGGGGGTCTGTTTCGGCCATCAGGCGATTGCGGTGGCTCTGGGCGGGACGGTCGCGCAGGCAGACTGGAACATCGGCGTGGAAACCCACACGTTTCTTGAGCAGTTCGACTGGATGCAACCCGCGCAGGAGGATCTGAACCTGCACAGCTTTCACCACGACACGGTGACACAGCTGCCCGAAGGATGCCGACGCATCGCGCATTCCCCCGGTTGTATCAACGCAGGCTTCGCCAAGGGCGATCATATCATCACCACGCAGGGTCACCCCGAGTTCACCGACCGGTTCATGGCGGGTGTTCTGGACGCCACCAAACATGTGCTGTCGGCCACCGACGTAGAAGTGGCCGAGGCCCGTGCAGGCATGGACTCACATGGCGACATCTTTGCCGCTTGGGCGACGCGATTTTTCGGCGGCAGTCCGTAAAGGCGCGCGCCGAAACCATAGCAATGGACCTGCCCAAGACCGATTCCAACCTGCGCCACGCTGGCATTTCGCAGCGGCGGGGGTAGTCTGTCGTCAAGACATTGAAGGGAATCAATTTCATGCGTTCTATTTTCTATGACCGCTTTGGCCCGGCGGCCAACGTCCTGAGCCTGACCGACAGGCCGACCCCCGAACCCGGCGCCGGCGAGGTTCTGGTCGATCTGAAATTTTCCGGCGTAAACCCTTCTGACGTCAAGGCGCGCGGCGGCACCCGTCCGGGCGTGACCAAACCACCCTTTCCCCGGATCACCCCGCACAGTGACGGGGCGGGTACGATTTCGGCTGTGGGCGCGGGGATTGATCCTGCGCGCATCGGTCAACGGGTCTGGATCTGGAACGGGCAGTGGCAGCGCGCTTTTGGCACCTGCGCCGAACAGATTGCCGTGCCTTCCGAACAGGCGGTTGAACTGCCCGATGGCGTTGACATGCAGACGGGTGCAAGCCTTGGTATTCCGGGGCTGACGGCCTGCCATGCGGTGTTCGGCGGCGGTGACGTGCGCGGCAAGACCGTGCTGGTGCAGGGCGGTGCCGGCACAGTGGGGCTGCTTGCGGTGCAGCTGGCGCGTTGGGGCGGGGCGCATGTGATCGCCACGGCGCGCGGGGCAGGGGCAGAGCGCGCCCGCGCTGCCGGTGCCGCCGAAGTCGTGGATTTCACCGACACCGATCTGACAGCCAAGGTTTTGGCCGCCAGCGATGGCAAGCCGGTCGACCGCATAATCGAGCCCGAGTTTGGCACCAATATCGCCACGGACATCGCGCTGATCGCCCAGGGCGGCACCATCGCGGCCTATGGATCAGCCGCCCAGCCGCGCGCGGATTTCAACTTTCTCGAATTGATGTTCAAAGCGGCAACCGTCGAAGCCATCCTGATCTACCTGCTGCCACCGGACCAGCGTCAGGCGATCATCAGACGCCTGCACACTGCGCTGAGCGACGGCGCATTGCGCATTCCGGTTGAACAGGTCTTTGCCCTGTCCGACACCGCCGCCGCCCACGAAGCGGTGGAAAAAGGCGCGCGTCACGGCGCGGTGCTGGTCGAGGTGGGCAAATGAACATGTTGCGCCATCTGCTTGCAGTCCTGACGCTGGCCACGGTGCTTTGCGCTCCGGTCTGCGCCCAGACAACGTCACAGCCCCAGGGCGAGATCACCGTCGAGGACAGCGCCGAACAGGATGCCGCGATTGCCGTGCGCATCCGCGATATCATGGCCGAACTGGACGGCTATTCAAACGTCACGGTTACGGTGTCTTCGGGGATCGTGACCCTGCGCGGTACGACGCTGGATGCGGCCACCGCCACACGGCTGAACGATCTGGTCGGCCGGGTGAAGGGTGTCGTCGCCATCGAAAACGAGGTGACAGAGACCACAGATGTGGTCGAACGGCTGAACCCGGCCTACGAGCGGTTCAAGACGCGGATGATGCAGGCCGTCGCCATGGTGCCGCTCTTGGGCGTGGCGCTGCTGGCCTTTGCTCTGGTGGTGCTGGCAGGCGTATTGCTGGCCCGTGCGAAATACCCATGGGAGCGCATCGCACCCAATGCGTTTATCGCGGATATCTACCGCCAGATCGTGCGGCTGGTGTTTGTCGTCGCGGGCATTGTGATCGCACTGGACATTCTGAACGCCACCGCGCTTTTGGGCACCATTCTGGGGGCTGCGGGGATCGTCGGTCTGGCCATCGGTTTTGCAGTCCGCGACACCGTTGAAAACTTTATTGCCTCGATCATGCTGTCGTTCCGCCAGCCGTTCCGCCCCAATGACACCGTCGAGATCGAAGGCGACGTGGGCAAGGTCATCAGCCTGACCAGCCGCGCCACGATCCTGCTCAGCTTTGACGGCAACCAGATTCGCATCCCCAACTCGATGGTCTTCAAAAGCCGGATCATCAACTACACCCGAAATGCCGAGCGCCGCTTTGTCTTTGACGTGGGGGTGGCCCCCGCGACCGATCTGGCCGCCGCCAAGGCGCTGGCGCTGGAAACAGTGAACAAGCTGCCCTTTGTGCTTGCCACACCCGCCCCTGCGATCTGGATCGAGACCATCGGCGACAGCACCATCGGTATCCGTGTCACCGGCTGGATCGACCAGCACGAAACCGGCTTTGCACTGGCGCGGGGCGAATCGATCAGGCAGGTGCTGATTGCCTTCGATGCCGCGGGAATCGAAATGCCGGAGCCGACGTTCCGCGTGGTATCCCCTGCCAGCAAGCCCGACGCCCCTGCCAAGCCCGCGGTTGTCATTCGGGAGGTCGAAACCGAGGACGTTCAGTCGACGCAGAACGAGGCATTGGAGAAAATCGTGGATCAGGAACGCGCCGAGCGGGCGGACAAGGATCTTCTGACACGGGAAGGCGAAGAAGAATGAACACGTCATGTACGATTTGCCGGTTTTTGGGCTTGCACCTGCGGCAAGTGGGCATTAATTAGCGCGACACGTTGGGATGTAGCCAAGTGGTAAGGCAACTGTTTTTGGTACAGTGTACCGTAGGTTCGAATCCTACCATCCCAGCCACTTCTTCTTGCACCAGTGAACCAAGCACCCGGAGCACCCCCGTCGCCGGGAATGCCCCTGTTTTATGCCCCAGCAACCTATGCGGGTGCTACGGGTAGCTGAAAGCCATAACCTACGAGCCGGTTACCACATGGCCACGGGCTAGAGAGCTCTCCAGTTGTAGCGCGAAGAAAATGTTGGCAGAAAAACGAAGCTTATTTGTCAGCACTTTTAAGCGCCATTAAACGGGGTGTGAACAGCATCAGAACGTTGAGTAGCTGTCGCGAGCAAACTAGAC from Pseudosulfitobacter sp. DSM 107133 encodes the following:
- a CDS encoding aldehyde dehydrogenase family protein, with translation MGQTAPAERKKVLMRLADLIEAEALALTVLGVRDNGTEIAMALKAEAMSCAATFRYYAEAIDKQYGEIAPTAPGTLGLAAGVFTAGLSRAHRMIAAIRSGVVHVNTYGGADLTVPLSGHKQSGNGSDKSLHAIEKYQDLKTAWIAL
- a CDS encoding NADPH:quinone reductase, with product MRSIFYDRFGPAANVLSLTDRPTPEPGAGEVLVDLKFSGVNPSDVKARGGTRPGVTKPPFPRITPHSDGAGTISAVGAGIDPARIGQRVWIWNGQWQRAFGTCAEQIAVPSEQAVELPDGVDMQTGASLGIPGLTACHAVFGGGDVRGKTVLVQGGAGTVGLLAVQLARWGGAHVIATARGAGAERARAAGAAEVVDFTDTDLTAKVLAASDGKPVDRIIEPEFGTNIATDIALIAQGGTIAAYGSAAQPRADFNFLELMFKAATVEAILIYLLPPDQRQAIIRRLHTALSDGALRIPVEQVFALSDTAAAHEAVEKGARHGAVLVEVGK
- a CDS encoding pyridoxal-dependent decarboxylase, coding for MNWNEFATHAKDVADWGADYHKTIRDRPVRAQTAPGDVAAQLPDSPPENGTDMTNIMADFEKVVMPGITHWQHPRFFAYFNSNAAPASVLAEFVASIIAPQCMLWQTSPAATEMETKMMDWLRQGLGLPAGYQGVIQDSASSATLAAVLTMRERALNWQGNVQGLSGQPKLRIYCSDQVHTSVDRAIWVAGIGQDNLVKIRSTGDLRGMDPIALQDAINRDREAGFVPAGIIAATGATGMGACDDIEAVANIAEAENLFSHLDAAWAGTAMICPEFRTLWKGAERFDSIVFNPHKWLGAQFDCAAHFLRNPDLLRQTLAIQPEYLKTHAQGDIIDYSEWSIPLGRRFRALKLWFLMRSYGMEGLRSRIRNHVAWSQALCERLRALPDFEIVTDPILSLWTFKVKGASDDETQELVEAINSDGRIYLTQTLVDGVKVIRFTAGQFDCEERDFDTAYETIIEIAKG
- a CDS encoding aminotransferase class III-fold pyridoxal phosphate-dependent enzyme, yielding MKDSNFLKENNARHMWHPMAHPADSMANPPAIITGGAAAAVAAVEEIIRIKPWENAAAMGAKLKAGLHALADHHEIIGDVRGEGLMCAIEFVTDRKTKAPAASAAGLAFQKAAYDDGVMIRVSGNNAIFSPPLVIDASHVEKILLATETGLKAMVSA
- a CDS encoding type 1 glutamine amidotransferase encodes the protein MSRLKLGILQVNHDRSIEVGDAFPDDSHRFRDLFDAQDQRFSYRVYMAVGGEVPQDVDEQDAYLITGSPESVLHGMDFLAPLYDFIRRADTARKPLLGVCFGHQAIAVALGGTVAQADWNIGVETHTFLEQFDWMQPAQEDLNLHSFHHDTVTQLPEGCRRIAHSPGCINAGFAKGDHIITTQGHPEFTDRFMAGVLDATKHVLSATDVEVAEARAGMDSHGDIFAAWATRFFGGSP
- a CDS encoding mechanosensitive ion channel family protein, with the protein product MNMLRHLLAVLTLATVLCAPVCAQTTSQPQGEITVEDSAEQDAAIAVRIRDIMAELDGYSNVTVTVSSGIVTLRGTTLDAATATRLNDLVGRVKGVVAIENEVTETTDVVERLNPAYERFKTRMMQAVAMVPLLGVALLAFALVVLAGVLLARAKYPWERIAPNAFIADIYRQIVRLVFVVAGIVIALDILNATALLGTILGAAGIVGLAIGFAVRDTVENFIASIMLSFRQPFRPNDTVEIEGDVGKVISLTSRATILLSFDGNQIRIPNSMVFKSRIINYTRNAERRFVFDVGVAPATDLAAAKALALETVNKLPFVLATPAPAIWIETIGDSTIGIRVTGWIDQHETGFALARGESIRQVLIAFDAAGIEMPEPTFRVVSPASKPDAPAKPAVVIREVETEDVQSTQNEALEKIVDQERAERADKDLLTREGEEE
- a CDS encoding aldehyde dehydrogenase family protein, with translation MDQATIDALRTLSIPDQMHLIDGQHVAAQSGALIDVFSPIDGTRLTGIAAGTKADADRAVAAARRTFEAGTWAKQPPLNARRC
- a CDS encoding IclR family transcriptional regulator; translated protein: MSTIAKALHLLDLFTPARPALGLGEVQRLAGRDKATVHRHLVALADAGFLEQDAGTRAYRLGHALTRLAAMRARTVDAGDMVSSVVETIAQQAGELVHLSQLRGFDLVSICYAEQHDHPVRVSFDANSLPPLFDTSSGKVILAFSSEAFVKAATADHSARRGVQVQMDAVQQDVLSVRQAGFAKTRDVLEQGVSSVAIPVFDAQGSVSGACSIAFPTARGHKPEDIAALLVAHGFDLTARLGGIVPANITYIWNNGHREPERSET
- the hpaR gene encoding homoprotocatechuate degradation operon regulator HpaR → MSQKLPSTSRSLPIALMHAREVVMEPIREMLLASGLTEQQWRVLRVLEEAGPLDATTLAQRTALLQPSLTRIMRGMSAKGLVTQVKVAQDRRRQEVAITEAGIALIADNAGRAAEIAESWRAHLGAARFELLLDLLADLADQDPAQ